Below is a genomic region from Gemmatimonadota bacterium.
TCTGGCATCGAGGATCAGGGCTTTTCCACTCACCTTCTCCCGCGTGTGTCGCCATTGTCCTTCAAAATTCAAATAGGTTTCTGTATTGGCTCGCCGATAATCTGAGTATGCGGCCGAAGGCGTCGCCATCAGGTATCTAAACGATCGCCAGATACCGCCCATGTTCGATACGGGCATAAACGCCAGGAGCAGTATCACAACCACGGCCAATACAGTACCCTCCCCCATAAGGGATCCTGTCTTGACCCTGTATTTCGCACTGTTAGGAAAAACGCAAACCGCAGAATGGGGATAAAACAGAGGCACGCCGCTTTTGGTCGTACAATCGGCGATCAAGTGGCTCATATAGCCCAGGAGTATGGCCGCATAACACGCGGTTTCCCAGGCGAGTAAAGGCAGAGTGACAACCGATAGGGCGAGCATACAGAGCAGCGAATGCGTAA
It encodes:
- a CDS encoding metal-dependent hydrolase, which gives rise to MTAPTHIAFGLLTVASSFSLFSMSFHRNLPAVACAIIGSLLPDLDSPRSSIGRVMPFASIPIERRWGHRTITHSLLCMLALSVVTLPLLAWETACYAAILLGYMSHLIADCTTKSGVPLFYPHSAVCVFPNSAKYRVKTGSLMGEGTVLAVVVILLLAFMPVSNMGGIWRSFRYLMATPSAAYSDYRRANTETYLNFEGQWRHTREKVSGKALILDAR